In Hyphomicrobiales bacterium, the sequence TTCCACTGGCCGATATTCTCGTTGGGGTTGTTGGTGTTGGAGTCGATATGGCCGCCGGCGAGCTGCACGGCCGCGGCGCTGCCGCCCTGGAACGGCACATAGATCCACTTCACGCCGGTGGCGTCCTGGATCATCGAGGTCAGGGTCTGGTCGGTGTCCTTCGACTGGCTGCCGCCCATCTTGAAGCCCATGGGCTTGGCCTTGACCGCCTCGATATAGGCCTTGGCGTCGGCATAGGGGGCATCGCCCTTGACCCAGAGCAGGAACTCGTCGAGCGCCAGCGCCGCGACCGGCGTCAGATCCGAGACCTTGTAGCCGAGCTTGGCGACGTAAGGCAGGAGATAGGCGTTGTTGGTGCCGAAGATGACGCGGTTCGGATCGCCCTTGGCACCCTTGCCGTAGACATAACCCTCGGCGCCGGAACCACCGCCCTTGTTCACCACCACGATCGGCTGCTCGGTGAACTTGTGCTTGGTGATGATCGACTGGATCACGCGAGCGAAATTGTCGGTGCCACCGCCGGCGCCCGAGGTCACGACGAACTCGATCGGCTTGGTCGGCTCCCAGGCCTGCGCGGCACCGATGCCGCCGAGCGCGAGCGCGCCAGTGAACGCCGCCGAGATGGCAAAGGACTTCATGGTTTCTCTCCCTGGGGTTTGATCTTGCGAGGCCGCTCTTGCCGGCGGCTTTGTCGAGAAATCTGGAAAATCAGGCGGCGGCGCGGGCCCTGGCCTTGCCGTCCTGCGCCATCTTGATGGCGAGCGACAATGCGGCGCGGGTCGCACCAAGATTGGCGATGCCTTGGCCTGCGATCTCATAGGCCGTGCCATGGGCCGGCGTGCAGATCGGGAAGGGGAAACCTCCGATCAGGGTGACGCCACGGTCGAAGCCGATCAGCTTCATCGCGATCTGGCCCTGGTCGTGATACATCGTCAGCACGGCGTCGAAATCGCCGTTCTTCGCGCGCAGGAACACGGTGTCCGACGGGAACGGTCCTTCGACCGTGAAGCCCTTGGCCTTGGCCGCCTTCACGGCCGGCTCGATCGTCTCGATCTCGTCGCGGCCGAAATTGCCGCCGTCGCCGGCATGGGGATTGATGCCGGCGACCGCGATGCGCGGCGGGTTGAAGCCGGCCGCGCGCAGATTGGCATCGGCCAGCGTCAGCGCCCGCAGGATGCGCTCCTGCGTGATGTTCTGCGCCACTTCCGACAACGGGATATGCGAGGTGACGCGGGCGTTCCAGAGCTTGTCGAGAATGTTGAACTCGCTCGCCGCGCCCTCGAAGTCGATGGCGTCGCGCACGAAGCGGATCTCGTCGTCATAGCCGGGATAGGCGAAGCGCATCGCTGCCTTGTTGAAGGGCGTGAAGAACACCGCATCGGCCTGGCCCGAGGCGGCGAATTGCAGGGCGCGGCGGAAATTCTCGGTCGCGGCCTTGCCACCGGCCAGCGTCGCCGTGCCGCGCTTGAGATCGGCCGGGTCGTGGTTGGCGAGGTCGACGAAGACGGGCTTGTCGCCGAGCGGCAGCGCATCGCCGTCCTTCACCACCTGCACCTGCGGATCGGCGCCGCCATCCTTGATGCCGAGATCGAGCAGGCGCTTGTCGCCGAACACGACGTAACGCGCGGCGGCCCTGAGATCGGCTTCCGAGAGAATCCGCGCCGTCAGCTCCGGGCTGATGCCCGAGGGATCGCCCATCGCCACCGCGATCACCGGCAGGGCTTCGTTCATCCGCTCGCTCATGGCCGCACTCCGCTGCCTGGAATTGTCTGTCGGCCCTTTCGCTAACACAGGCACCGCGTCTCCTCAAGTATGCTGTATGCAGCATAACGAGATTGCTGTAATCATCGGAAAGGCGCCGGCCACGCCCTGACCGGCCGCGCCGGGAGGAGAACGATGAATTTCCACGCGCATTACGCCGGGATCACGGAGCCCGTCGAAACCTGCCTCGCCGGCAGCGGCAGCTTCGGCCGCAGCTATCTGGCGCAGTCGCGCCGGACGCGGCTGGTCAATGCGCGCATCGCGGTGGACATGACGGCGGAAGCCGCCGGACGCGCCTTCGCCGCCGCCGGCTTCGCGCCCTCCGACATTGCCCTGTGCGAAACCGCCGCCGAGGCGCGCGCCGCCTGGAGCAACGGCAAATGCATCGCAGCGTCCAGCCTCGACATCGTCCTCGACCTGCCTTTCCGGCTGCTCGTCGAGGCGACCGGCAGCCCGGAGGGCGCGACCGCCTACAGCCTCGCCGCCATCGATGCCGGCCGGCATGTCGCGCTGGTCTCGAAGGAAGCCGACAGCGTCGTCGGGCCGGGGCTGGCGCGGCTCGCCCGCGACAAGGGCGTGGTGGTGACGCCGGTCGATGGCGACCAGCCGAGCCTGCTGATCGCGCTCGCAAGCTGGGCCGA encodes:
- a CDS encoding Tripartite tricarboxylate transporter substrate binding protein, producing MKSFAISAAFTGALALGGIGAAQAWEPTKPIEFVVTSGAGGGTDNFARVIQSIITKHKFTEQPIVVVNKGGGSGAEGYVYGKGAKGDPNRVIFGTNNAYLLPYVAKLGYKVSDLTPVAALALDEFLLWVKGDAPYADAKAYIEAVKAKPMGFKMGGSQSKDTDQTLTSMIQDATGVKWIYVPFQGGSAAAVQLAGGHIDSNTNNPNENIGQWKAGQVKPLCVFSPVRLAKGEPVFEGKGWGDIPTCKEAGLPLDTFQMPRTVWLPADVPADAVSYYANLLEKVSKTPEWQEFVQRTAQTAKFMKGKELTDFVAKDEAANKKVFENEGWVAK
- a CDS encoding putative 4-hydroxythreonine-4-phosphate dehydrogenase 2 (Evidence 3 : Putative function from multiple computational evidences), whose amino-acid sequence is MSERMNEALPVIAVAMGDPSGISPELTARILSEADLRAAARYVVFGDKRLLDLGIKDGGADPQVQVVKDGDALPLGDKPVFVDLANHDPADLKRGTATLAGGKAATENFRRALQFAASGQADAVFFTPFNKAAMRFAYPGYDDEIRFVRDAIDFEGAASEFNILDKLWNARVTSHIPLSEVAQNITQERILRALTLADANLRAAGFNPPRIAVAGINPHAGDGGNFGRDEIETIEPAVKAAKAKGFTVEGPFPSDTVFLRAKNGDFDAVLTMYHDQGQIAMKLIGFDRGVTLIGGFPFPICTPAHGTAYEIAGQGIANLGATRAALSLAIKMAQDGKARARAAA